The Corynebacterium vitaeruminis DSM 20294 genome window below encodes:
- a CDS encoding o-succinylbenzoate synthase translates to MSNFAPTLDEVLERARVVALPMRVKFRGVTTREALLIEGPAGWGEFSPFLEYGPEESAAWLRCGLEMAYQGPPASLRERIEVNATIPAVPAGQVAEVLARFPGARTVKVKVAEKGQTLADDVARVKAVRELNPQAIIRVDANRGWTVPEALEAAKKLAPLDYMEQPCASVDELAELRQLLVRNGLFVRVAADESIRRAQDPYEVARRHAADVAVVKAAPLGGPSRVLELASFMRARGLDITVASALDTGVGMNAGLAAVAALPRHADDEHIDVPPAAAGLATQSLFVEDVTCPRLLVDGHLTVEMLDPEPDRLDALAAPAARRDFWLNRVRECWEHLAL, encoded by the coding sequence ATGTCTAATTTTGCACCCACACTCGATGAGGTCCTCGAACGCGCCCGCGTCGTAGCACTTCCTATGCGCGTGAAGTTCCGCGGCGTGACCACCCGCGAGGCGCTGCTCATCGAGGGGCCCGCCGGCTGGGGCGAGTTCTCGCCCTTCCTCGAGTACGGGCCCGAGGAGTCCGCCGCGTGGCTGCGCTGCGGGCTCGAGATGGCCTACCAGGGCCCGCCCGCTTCGCTGCGCGAGCGCATCGAGGTCAACGCCACCATCCCCGCCGTGCCCGCAGGTCAGGTCGCCGAGGTGCTGGCGCGCTTCCCGGGAGCGCGCACGGTGAAGGTCAAGGTCGCCGAGAAGGGGCAGACCCTCGCCGACGACGTTGCCCGCGTCAAAGCCGTCCGCGAGCTCAACCCGCAGGCCATCATTCGCGTCGACGCCAACCGCGGCTGGACCGTCCCCGAGGCGCTCGAGGCCGCGAAGAAGCTCGCGCCGCTGGACTACATGGAGCAGCCGTGCGCGAGCGTCGACGAGCTCGCCGAGCTTCGGCAACTGCTTGTGCGCAATGGTTTGTTCGTGCGCGTCGCGGCCGACGAATCCATCCGCCGCGCCCAGGACCCCTACGAGGTCGCCCGGCGCCACGCGGCGGACGTCGCCGTGGTCAAGGCCGCGCCGCTGGGCGGACCGAGCCGGGTGCTCGAGCTGGCCAGCTTCATGCGCGCCCGCGGCCTCGACATCACGGTCGCCAGCGCTCTCGACACGGGAGTGGGCATGAACGCCGGGCTCGCCGCGGTCGCCGCCCTGCCGCGCCACGCCGATGACGAGCACATCGACGTCCCGCCCGCCGCCGCTGGCCTTGCCACCCAGAGCCTCTTCGTTGAGGACGTCACGTGCCCGCGCTTGCTTGTCGACGGCCACCTCACGGTGGAGATGCTCGATCCCGAGCCCGACCGCCTCGACGCGCTCGCGGCCCCGGCCGCCCGCCGCGACTTCTGGCTCAACCGCGTGCGTGAGTGTTGGGAACACCTCGCACTCTAA
- a CDS encoding ATP-binding cassette domain-containing protein, which produces MTTMADGHDTIRVRGARVNNLKNLDVDIPKRRLTVFTGVSGSGKSSLVFGTIASESRRLIDETYSSFIQGFMPSLPRPDVDTLENLSPAIIIDQERMGASSRSTVGTATDANSMLRLVFSRLSEPYVGTSGHFSFNLPEGMCPTCEGSGEAATLDYSAFLDESKSLNEGAITAPGFEVEQWYWNTYGNDPTLDNDKKIADYTPEEREWFLHAPQQKVKVGGKNVTYEGLVTRIRRLWIDKPEPPKAKQIVDFVARVSTKSTCPDCLGTRLNEASRTATVGGKTISECQAMQVDELAEFIDALGDPRVKPALDSLNGILGAMVEVGLGYLSLDRPAGTLSGGEAQRVKMVRHLGSPLSDVTYVFDEPTAGLHPQDITKMNALLRKIRDKGNTVLVVEHKPEVIAIADHIVDIGPGSGEGGGRLVYAGPPEGLKATDSITAEYLERGITLNESPRQASTSKKIGPVNRNNVRGVEAEIPLGVLTIVTGVAGSGKSTLIEEGLNSQDGVLVVDQSAIRGSRRSNPATYTGLLDKIRAKFAKDNKVKPALFSANSEGACPNCNGLGVTYMDLAIMAGVASTCELCGGKRFKEEVLAYTIADKSGAEYSIADVLDMSVEQARTVFTSGEAKKILDRLISVGLGYVRIGQPLNTLSGGERQRLKLAAQMNDGADIIVLDEPTTGLHLKDTQTIITMMNDLVDQGKTVVAIEHNVACMAAADWVIDMGPDAGAHGGRIVFEGTPAQLAASETLTGRHLKLECGA; this is translated from the coding sequence ATGACAACAATGGCCGATGGTCACGACACCATTCGCGTCCGCGGCGCGCGCGTGAACAACCTCAAAAACCTCGACGTCGACATCCCCAAGCGCAGGCTGACGGTGTTCACCGGCGTGTCCGGCTCGGGCAAGTCCTCGCTGGTCTTCGGCACGATCGCCTCCGAGTCCCGCAGGCTCATCGACGAGACCTACTCCTCGTTCATCCAGGGCTTTATGCCCTCGCTCCCGCGCCCCGACGTGGACACGCTCGAGAACCTCTCGCCCGCGATCATCATCGACCAAGAGCGCATGGGTGCGTCCAGCCGCTCGACGGTGGGCACCGCCACCGACGCCAACTCCATGCTGCGGCTCGTCTTCTCGCGCCTGTCCGAGCCCTACGTGGGAACCTCCGGGCACTTCTCCTTCAACCTGCCCGAGGGCATGTGCCCCACCTGCGAGGGCTCCGGCGAGGCCGCCACCCTCGACTATTCCGCCTTCCTCGACGAATCCAAGTCGCTCAACGAGGGCGCGATCACCGCCCCCGGCTTCGAGGTGGAGCAGTGGTACTGGAACACCTACGGCAACGACCCCACCCTCGACAACGACAAGAAGATCGCCGACTACACGCCCGAGGAGCGCGAGTGGTTCCTCCACGCGCCCCAGCAGAAGGTGAAGGTCGGCGGCAAGAACGTTACCTACGAGGGCCTGGTCACCCGCATCCGCCGGCTGTGGATCGACAAGCCGGAACCGCCGAAGGCCAAGCAGATCGTCGACTTCGTCGCGCGCGTGTCCACCAAGTCCACCTGCCCGGACTGCCTGGGCACCCGGCTCAACGAGGCCTCGCGCACCGCGACCGTAGGCGGCAAGACCATCTCCGAGTGCCAGGCCATGCAGGTCGACGAGCTGGCCGAGTTCATCGACGCCCTGGGCGACCCCCGGGTCAAGCCCGCGCTCGATTCCCTCAACGGGATCCTGGGCGCCATGGTCGAGGTGGGTCTTGGCTACCTCAGCCTCGACCGGCCAGCCGGGACGCTGTCCGGCGGCGAGGCCCAGCGCGTGAAGATGGTGCGGCACCTGGGCTCGCCGCTCTCGGACGTCACCTACGTCTTCGACGAGCCCACGGCCGGTCTGCACCCGCAAGACATCACCAAGATGAACGCTCTTCTGCGCAAGATTCGGGACAAGGGCAACACCGTGCTCGTCGTCGAGCACAAGCCCGAGGTCATCGCCATCGCCGACCACATCGTCGACATCGGGCCGGGCTCCGGCGAAGGCGGCGGGCGGCTCGTCTACGCGGGCCCGCCCGAGGGGCTGAAGGCCACCGATTCCATCACCGCCGAGTACCTCGAGCGCGGCATTACCCTCAACGAAAGCCCCCGACAGGCGTCGACAAGCAAAAAGATCGGACCGGTCAACCGCAACAACGTGCGCGGCGTGGAAGCGGAGATCCCCCTGGGCGTGCTGACGATCGTGACGGGCGTGGCGGGCTCGGGCAAGTCCACGCTCATCGAGGAGGGGCTCAACAGCCAAGACGGCGTGCTGGTGGTCGACCAGTCCGCCATCCGCGGCTCGCGGCGCTCGAACCCCGCCACCTACACCGGCCTGCTGGACAAGATCCGCGCGAAGTTCGCCAAGGACAACAAGGTCAAGCCCGCGCTGTTCTCGGCGAACTCCGAGGGCGCGTGCCCCAACTGCAACGGGCTGGGCGTGACGTACATGGATCTGGCGATCATGGCGGGCGTGGCCAGCACCTGCGAGCTCTGCGGCGGCAAGCGTTTCAAGGAGGAGGTGCTCGCGTACACGATCGCGGACAAGTCGGGCGCGGAGTACTCCATCGCGGACGTCCTCGACATGTCCGTCGAGCAGGCGCGTACCGTGTTCACCTCGGGCGAGGCGAAGAAGATCCTCGACCGGCTGATCTCGGTAGGGCTGGGGTACGTGCGCATCGGCCAGCCGCTCAACACGCTGTCCGGCGGCGAGCGACAGCGCCTCAAGCTCGCGGCGCAGATGAACGACGGCGCCGACATCATCGTCCTCGACGAGCCCACCACCGGCCTGCACCTGAAGGACACCCAGACCATCATCACGATGATGAACGACCTGGTGGACCAGGGCAAGACCGTCGTCGCCATCGAGCACAACGTCGCCTGCATGGCCGCGGCCGACTGGGTGATCGACATGGGCCCGGACGCGGGCGCGCACGGCGGGCGCATCGTCTTCGAGGGGACCCCGGCGCAGCTGGCGGCCTCCGAAACGCTGACCGGGCGGCACCTCAAACTAGAATGTGGGGCATGA
- the menD gene encoding 2-succinyl-5-enolpyruvyl-6-hydroxy-3-cyclohexene-1-carboxylic-acid synthase — MISSPELAHLVAAELARHITDVVVCPGSRNSALSLALLARADVRVHTRIDERSAAFLALGMARATRRHVAVLTTSGTAVANCLPAMVEAHHSHTPLAMISADRPERLHGTGANQTITQQGIFGDAARTVQITQEAAAGRPLGELGAVVDEAFSSAQVHLNVALDTPLVDGLPAVTGTPRRLGPSAAGRIDHGEIALDRSKNTLVIAGDEAWEVDGLQDVPTIAEPTAPAPFNPVHPLAAGVFSREQVSAEGFVVDTKPAQVVVVGHPTLHRGVLALLEDPAIDLYVLTRSDVVTDPARRAAAVGTRVKATGAPAKQWLKICEAASDLAAEAVREVLDEEEFGFTGLHVMAAVGDTLATGDTLFVGSSNPVRDAAFVGMPFDGVDTFAARGTAGIDGTNSQAIGVALAVQAAHPDELRAPRTVAVMGDVTFLHDAGGLLIGPDSPRPENLTIVVANDDGGGIFETLEVGGEQYRPSFERAFGTPHGVDIASLCQAYGIEHREVSGLQELIEALIDTTDLGGFTVIEARTTRETRRAMHEALAKKVAM; from the coding sequence ATGATTTCTTCGCCCGAGCTAGCCCACCTCGTCGCCGCCGAACTCGCCCGCCACATAACCGACGTGGTCGTGTGCCCCGGCTCGCGGAACTCGGCGCTCTCGCTGGCGCTGCTGGCCCGCGCGGACGTCCGCGTGCACACCCGCATCGACGAGCGCTCGGCGGCGTTCCTCGCGCTCGGCATGGCGCGCGCCACCCGCCGCCACGTCGCGGTGCTCACCACCTCCGGCACGGCCGTGGCCAACTGCCTGCCCGCGATGGTCGAGGCGCACCACTCGCACACCCCGCTGGCGATGATCTCCGCCGACCGCCCCGAGCGCCTGCACGGCACCGGCGCCAACCAGACGATCACCCAGCAGGGCATCTTCGGCGATGCCGCCCGTACCGTGCAGATCACCCAGGAGGCCGCCGCCGGTCGCCCCCTCGGCGAGCTCGGCGCCGTCGTCGACGAGGCCTTCTCCAGCGCCCAGGTCCACCTCAACGTCGCGCTCGATACGCCGCTTGTCGACGGCCTCCCGGCCGTCACCGGCACCCCGCGCAGGCTCGGACCCTCCGCCGCGGGAAGAATCGACCACGGCGAGATCGCCCTCGACCGGTCCAAGAACACCCTGGTCATCGCGGGCGATGAGGCCTGGGAGGTCGACGGCCTCCAGGACGTTCCCACCATCGCCGAGCCCACCGCGCCCGCGCCCTTCAACCCGGTCCACCCGCTGGCGGCCGGGGTCTTCTCCCGCGAGCAGGTCTCGGCGGAGGGCTTCGTCGTGGACACCAAGCCCGCCCAGGTCGTGGTGGTCGGCCACCCGACCCTGCACCGCGGCGTGCTCGCCCTCCTCGAGGACCCCGCGATCGACCTGTACGTGCTCACCCGCAGCGACGTGGTCACCGATCCCGCGCGCCGGGCCGCGGCAGTGGGCACCCGCGTCAAGGCTACGGGCGCGCCCGCGAAGCAGTGGCTGAAGATCTGCGAGGCCGCCAGCGACCTCGCCGCCGAGGCCGTCCGCGAGGTCCTCGACGAGGAGGAGTTCGGCTTCACCGGCCTGCACGTCATGGCGGCGGTCGGCGACACGCTGGCCACCGGCGACACGCTGTTCGTGGGCTCCTCCAACCCGGTCCGCGACGCTGCCTTCGTCGGCATGCCCTTCGACGGCGTGGACACCTTCGCTGCGCGCGGCACCGCGGGCATCGACGGCACGAACTCCCAGGCCATAGGCGTGGCGCTGGCCGTGCAGGCCGCCCACCCGGACGAGCTCCGCGCCCCGCGCACCGTGGCGGTCATGGGGGACGTGACCTTCCTCCACGACGCGGGCGGCCTGCTCATCGGCCCCGACTCGCCGCGCCCGGAGAACCTCACCATCGTGGTCGCCAACGACGACGGCGGCGGGATCTTCGAGACCCTCGAGGTCGGCGGCGAGCAGTACCGTCCTTCCTTCGAGCGCGCGTTCGGCACCCCGCACGGCGTCGACATCGCCTCCCTGTGCCAGGCCTACGGCATCGAGCACCGCGAGGTCAGCGGCCTCCAGGAGCTCATCGAGGCGCTCATCGACACCACCGACCTCGGCGGCTTCACCGTCATCGAGGCCCGCACCACCCGCGAGACCCGCCGCGCCATGCACGAGGCGCTGGCGAAGAAGGTGGCCATGTGA
- a CDS encoding DUF3592 domain-containing protein: MNQIPDYRPEGIRRRAHQLALFLYACALVGCLGMVVGAGLNDRTIDADPGRALAKVTDVSRLRTTVEFQDEDGIYHSPPTGLLYPTGLGEGQRVWVTYAKSNPDLVKVEGRKWTLSLIPAGSTAAAATIVFLVIWWLTSKLTRAYIARRGKLQQAASHSEIRIKLQ, from the coding sequence GTGAACCAGATCCCGGACTACCGCCCCGAGGGGATCAGGCGGCGTGCCCACCAGCTCGCGCTGTTCCTCTACGCCTGCGCGCTCGTGGGCTGCCTCGGGATGGTGGTCGGAGCCGGGCTCAACGACCGCACCATCGACGCCGATCCCGGCCGCGCGCTCGCGAAGGTCACAGACGTCTCCCGCCTGCGCACCACGGTCGAGTTCCAGGACGAGGACGGCATCTACCACTCGCCGCCCACCGGCCTGCTCTATCCCACCGGCCTCGGCGAGGGGCAGCGCGTGTGGGTCACCTACGCGAAGTCGAACCCGGACCTGGTCAAGGTCGAAGGTCGCAAGTGGACGCTCTCGCTCATCCCCGCCGGCAGCACGGCGGCCGCGGCGACGATCGTCTTCCTCGTCATCTGGTGGCTCACCAGCAAGCTCACCCGCGCCTACATCGCCCGCCGCGGCAAGCTCCAGCAGGCGGCGTCCCACAGCGAGATCCGCATCAAGCTGCAATAG
- a CDS encoding glycosyltransferase family 4 protein, giving the protein MRVAIVAEAFLPNVNGVTNSVLRVLEHLERTGHEAIVIAPGARDHEEEITHYAGARIVRVPTVMVPLVNSLPVGVPSATVLETLAEFKPDVVHLASPFVLGAAGAFAARQLRIPAVAIYQTDVAGFSQRYHLASLAAASWEWTRTIHNMCQRTLAPSSPTIDALKVHGINHIHRWGRGVDSVRFHPSKRSEGLRHAWDPTGRKKLVGFVGRLASEKGVHRLQAIHPREDVQLVIIGSGPEQDYLEQLLPNAHFMGALSGEKLAQAYASLDVLVHTGEFETFCQVVQEAQASGVPTIAPRAGGPVDLITPGKNGLLLDVDGFEDELGPAVDQLTRPDLLPALKESCRRGVRTRTWEALCEQLVGHYEAVISSAQEVPLTIIGQRPALPRWAQKALGARI; this is encoded by the coding sequence ATGCGTGTAGCCATCGTCGCGGAAGCCTTCCTCCCCAACGTCAACGGAGTCACCAACTCCGTGCTTCGAGTCCTCGAGCACCTCGAGCGAACCGGCCACGAGGCCATCGTCATCGCCCCGGGCGCCAGGGACCACGAGGAGGAGATCACGCACTACGCCGGAGCCCGCATCGTGCGCGTACCCACCGTCATGGTGCCGCTGGTCAACTCGCTCCCGGTGGGCGTTCCGTCGGCGACGGTGCTGGAGACGCTGGCTGAGTTCAAGCCGGACGTCGTGCACCTGGCCTCCCCGTTCGTGCTGGGCGCCGCGGGCGCCTTCGCCGCCCGGCAGCTGCGCATCCCCGCGGTGGCCATCTACCAGACCGACGTCGCGGGCTTCTCCCAGCGCTACCACCTCGCCTCGCTGGCCGCCGCCAGCTGGGAGTGGACCCGCACCATCCACAACATGTGCCAGCGCACGCTGGCTCCCAGCTCACCCACGATCGACGCGCTCAAGGTCCACGGCATCAACCACATCCACCGCTGGGGTCGGGGAGTGGACTCGGTCCGCTTCCACCCGTCCAAGCGCTCCGAGGGGCTGCGCCACGCCTGGGACCCCACGGGTAGGAAGAAGCTCGTCGGCTTCGTCGGCCGGCTTGCCAGCGAGAAGGGCGTGCACCGCCTGCAGGCCATCCACCCGCGCGAGGACGTCCAGCTGGTCATCATCGGCAGCGGCCCCGAGCAGGACTACCTCGAGCAGCTCCTGCCCAACGCCCACTTCATGGGTGCGCTGTCGGGGGAGAAGCTCGCGCAGGCCTACGCCAGCCTCGACGTGCTGGTCCACACCGGCGAGTTCGAGACCTTCTGCCAGGTGGTCCAGGAGGCGCAGGCCTCCGGCGTGCCCACCATCGCCCCGCGCGCGGGCGGCCCGGTCGACCTCATCACCCCGGGCAAGAACGGCCTGCTCCTGGACGTCGACGGCTTCGAGGACGAGCTGGGGCCGGCCGTCGACCAGCTCACCCGCCCGGACCTCCTGCCCGCGCTCAAGGAATCCTGCCGACGTGGCGTGCGCACCCGCACGTGGGAGGCGCTGTGCGAGCAGCTCGTCGGGCACTACGAGGCGGTCATCTCCTCCGCGCAGGAGGTGCCGCTGACCATCATCGGGCAGCGCCCCGCCCTCCCGCGCTGGGCGCAGAAGGCGCTCGGTGCCCGCATTTAG
- a CDS encoding demethylmenaquinone methyltransferase has product MAKASLDKKPFEVARMFDAVGAKYDLTNTVMTGGLDRLWRKRTREVLGIGAGDKVLDLAAGTAVSTVELGKSGAWCVACDFSQGMLAAGKDRSVPKVVGDGMHLPFADDSFDAVTISYGLRNIHDFRQGLREMARVTKPGGRLVVAEFSTPTVPVIKTIYKEGVLRALPAVARTVASDPESYEYLADSIRAWPKQEELAQAINESGWHNCGWVNLTFGVVALHVATK; this is encoded by the coding sequence GTGGCTAAGGCATCACTAGATAAGAAACCCTTCGAAGTCGCCCGCATGTTTGACGCGGTCGGCGCGAAGTACGACCTGACCAACACCGTCATGACCGGCGGCCTCGATCGCCTGTGGCGCAAGCGCACCCGCGAGGTACTCGGCATCGGCGCGGGCGACAAGGTCCTCGATCTCGCGGCGGGCACGGCGGTGTCCACCGTCGAGCTGGGCAAGTCGGGCGCGTGGTGCGTGGCCTGCGACTTCTCCCAGGGCATGCTCGCGGCCGGTAAGGATCGCTCGGTGCCCAAGGTCGTCGGCGACGGCATGCACCTGCCGTTCGCGGACGACAGCTTCGACGCCGTCACCATCTCTTATGGGCTGCGCAACATCCACGACTTCCGCCAGGGCCTGCGCGAGATGGCGCGCGTGACCAAGCCCGGCGGGCGGCTGGTGGTGGCGGAGTTCTCCACCCCGACCGTGCCCGTGATCAAGACCATCTACAAGGAGGGCGTCCTGCGCGCGCTGCCAGCCGTGGCGCGCACCGTCGCCTCCGACCCGGAGTCCTACGAGTACCTCGCCGACTCCATCCGCGCCTGGCCCAAGCAGGAGGAGCTGGCCCAGGCCATCAACGAGTCCGGCTGGCACAACTGCGGCTGGGTGAACCTCACCTTCGGCGTGGTCGCCCTCCACGTCGCCACCAAGTAA
- a CDS encoding geranylgeranyl reductase family protein, which yields MEGVTFQAFDSPSYSSDPTRVDVLVVGAGPAGSAAALHCAARGLETLVVDTQSFPRDKTCGDGLTPRAMHQLRLLGLDGAITARYRSNGLKLHGYGGSVEVPWPDTEFGQVSSAMPRTELDHLLLQAAAARPEVSVWQGVGAASAEHSGARISAVTLTDGRVVRPGTVIVADGVRSTFGKTLGRTWHKGEVYGIAARSYCDTPRSREPWIHSHVELRDAQGEIQPGYGWIFPLGNGQANVGCGALSTDRRPARINTKKLLGQYAELTRPEWGFGQPQKVASALLPMGGAVSGVAGANWMLVGDAAACVNPLNGEGIDYALETARLAAELVDPRRDLTLVWPFVLRREYGEAFLLARTAARLLTYPAFLPAVGPLGLRGPLARVLMPAAARLMGNLVTDADRDLVARAWRGAGAVLHRVHPGAPLWS from the coding sequence ATGGAGGGCGTGACTTTCCAGGCCTTCGACTCTCCTTCTTATTCCTCGGACCCCACGCGCGTGGACGTGCTCGTCGTGGGCGCGGGGCCGGCTGGCTCCGCGGCGGCGCTGCACTGCGCAGCCCGGGGGCTGGAAACCTTGGTCGTCGACACGCAATCGTTTCCGCGCGACAAGACCTGCGGCGATGGGCTCACCCCGCGCGCGATGCACCAGCTGCGGCTGCTCGGCCTCGACGGCGCGATCACCGCGCGGTACCGCTCGAACGGGCTGAAGCTGCACGGCTACGGCGGGTCGGTGGAGGTGCCGTGGCCGGACACCGAGTTCGGGCAGGTCAGCTCCGCGATGCCGCGCACCGAGCTCGATCACCTGCTTCTCCAGGCCGCCGCGGCGCGCCCGGAGGTGAGCGTCTGGCAGGGCGTGGGCGCGGCGTCCGCCGAGCACTCCGGCGCCCGGATCTCCGCGGTGACGCTCACGGACGGGCGCGTGGTGCGGCCGGGGACCGTCATCGTCGCCGACGGCGTGCGCTCCACCTTCGGCAAGACGCTCGGGCGCACGTGGCACAAGGGCGAGGTCTACGGCATCGCCGCCCGCTCCTACTGCGACACCCCGCGCTCGCGCGAGCCGTGGATCCATTCGCACGTCGAGCTTCGCGACGCCCAAGGTGAGATCCAGCCGGGCTACGGATGGATCTTCCCGCTCGGCAACGGCCAGGCGAACGTGGGCTGCGGCGCGCTGTCCACGGACAGGCGCCCGGCTAGGATCAACACGAAGAAGCTGCTCGGGCAGTACGCGGAGCTCACCCGCCCTGAGTGGGGCTTCGGGCAGCCGCAGAAGGTGGCCTCGGCGCTGCTTCCCATGGGCGGGGCCGTCAGCGGCGTGGCGGGCGCGAACTGGATGCTCGTCGGCGACGCCGCCGCCTGCGTCAACCCGCTCAACGGCGAGGGCATCGACTACGCGTTGGAGACCGCCCGGCTCGCGGCCGAGCTCGTCGATCCCCGGCGCGACCTCACGCTCGTGTGGCCGTTCGTCCTGCGCCGGGAGTACGGCGAGGCGTTCCTGCTGGCGCGGACGGCGGCCAGGCTGCTCACCTACCCCGCGTTCCTCCCCGCAGTGGGGCCGCTCGGCCTGCGCGGACCCCTGGCGCGGGTCCTCATGCCGGCCGCGGCGAGGCTCATGGGAAACCTCGTCACCGACGCCGACCGCGACCTCGTCGCCCGCGCCTGGCGCGGCGCGGGTGCGGTGCTGCACCGGGTACACCCCGGTGCCCCGCTGTGGTCCTAG
- a CDS encoding polyprenyl synthetase family protein has protein sequence MSNGAQVSQASHGDAAVGAQVDLGDEALNAAIGTGLARVETLLLGELNKGEDFVTDKVLHLAEAGGKRFRPMFALLASNYGQTPLSDDVVKAAVVVEMTHLATLYHDDVMDEADKRRGVPSANARWNNSVAILAGDILLSHASRLMGELGAPTVLHFADTFGVLVTGQMRETIGAGQSNAVDHYMKVISEKTGILISSAGYLGGMHSGASEEHIKALQAYGSAIGMVFQIVDDFIDIFSESKDSGKTPGTDLREGVFTLPVLYALEEDSAIGEELRGLLTGPVEDEETVAHVIDLLRESTGRERALADVAFYLSEAEKALEVLPENATTAALRSLAQFAASRVG, from the coding sequence ATGAGCAACGGTGCACAGGTGTCCCAGGCAAGTCACGGGGATGCGGCTGTTGGGGCGCAGGTGGACCTTGGCGACGAGGCGCTCAACGCCGCCATCGGCACCGGACTGGCCAGGGTCGAGACCCTGCTGCTCGGCGAGCTCAACAAGGGCGAGGACTTCGTCACCGACAAGGTGCTGCACCTCGCCGAGGCCGGCGGCAAGCGCTTCCGCCCGATGTTCGCCCTCCTGGCCTCCAACTATGGCCAGACCCCGCTGAGCGACGACGTGGTCAAGGCCGCCGTCGTCGTGGAGATGACCCACCTGGCCACCCTCTACCACGACGACGTGATGGACGAGGCGGACAAGCGCCGCGGCGTGCCCAGCGCGAACGCCCGCTGGAACAACTCCGTGGCCATCCTGGCCGGCGACATCCTGTTGTCCCACGCCTCCCGCCTCATGGGCGAGCTGGGCGCTCCCACCGTCCTCCACTTCGCCGACACCTTCGGCGTGCTGGTCACCGGACAGATGCGCGAGACCATCGGCGCGGGCCAGTCCAACGCCGTCGACCACTACATGAAGGTCATCAGCGAGAAGACCGGCATCCTCATCTCCTCGGCGGGCTACCTGGGCGGCATGCACTCGGGCGCCAGCGAGGAGCACATCAAGGCGCTGCAGGCCTACGGCTCAGCCATCGGCATGGTGTTCCAGATCGTCGACGACTTCATCGACATCTTCTCCGAGTCCAAGGACTCCGGCAAGACCCCCGGCACGGACCTGCGCGAGGGCGTGTTCACCCTCCCCGTGCTCTACGCGCTGGAGGAGGACTCCGCCATTGGCGAGGAGCTGCGCGGGCTGCTCACCGGCCCTGTGGAGGACGAGGAGACCGTGGCACACGTGATCGACCTGCTGCGCGAATCCACCGGTCGCGAGCGCGCGCTGGCGGACGTCGCCTTCTACCTCTCCGAGGCCGAGAAGGCCCTCGAGGTGCTGCCCGAAAACGCGACCACGGCGGCGCTGCGCAGCCTGGCTCAGTTCGCCGCCTCGCGGGTGGGTTAA
- the secE gene encoding preprotein translocase subunit SecE produces the protein MSEEQPEKVGAAVRPTGKRQLAGVSTTTVSSDEAKKSIAKDSEEKKGNKVASFMPEVVQEMKKVIWPTLRQMISYTLITFGFLIVMTALVAGVDFVAGLGVEKILTP, from the coding sequence GTGTCCGAAGAACAGCCAGAGAAGGTCGGGGCAGCAGTGCGCCCCACCGGCAAGCGTCAGCTGGCGGGCGTGAGCACAACCACCGTCTCCTCCGACGAGGCCAAGAAGTCCATCGCTAAGGACTCCGAGGAGAAGAAGGGCAACAAGGTCGCCAGCTTCATGCCCGAGGTGGTCCAGGAGATGAAGAAGGTCATCTGGCCGACCCTGCGCCAGATGATCAGCTACACCTTGATCACCTTCGGCTTCCTCATCGTGATGACGGCCTTGGTCGCCGGCGTCGACTTCGTCGCAGGCCTCGGAGTTGAGAAGATCCTCACTCCGTAG